A section of the Phacochoerus africanus isolate WHEZ1 chromosome 4, ROS_Pafr_v1, whole genome shotgun sequence genome encodes:
- the CXXC5 gene encoding CXXC-type zinc finger protein 5 isoform X1, whose translation MSSLGSGPQDTGGSSSSSSNANGSSGSGPKAGVADKGAAVAAAATPASVADDAPPPERRNKSGIISEPLNKSLRRSRPLSHYSSFGGSGGSGGGSVLGGESAEKAAAAAAAASLLANGHDLAAAMAVDKSNPTSKHKSGAVASLLSKAERATELAAEGQLTLQQFAQSTEMLKRVVQEHLPLMSEAGAGLPDMEAVAGAEALNGQSDFPYLGAFPINPGLFIMTPAGVFLAESALHMAGLAEYPMQGELASAISSGKKKRKRCGMCAPCRRRINCEQCSSCRNRKTGHQICKFRKCEELKKKPSAALEKVMLPTGAAFRWFQ comes from the exons ATGTCGAGCCTCGGCAGTGGCCCCCAGGACACCGGCGGCagtagcagtagcagcagcaacgCCAACGGCAGCAGTGGCAGCGGCCCGAAGGCGGGCGTGGCAGACAAGGgtgcggcggtggcggcggccgCCACCCCGGCCTCGGTGGCAGATGATGCGCCACCCCCCGAGCGTCGGAACAAGAGCGGCATCATCAGCGAACCCCTCAACAAGAGCCTGCGCCGCTCCCGCCCTCTCTCCCACTACTCTTCCTTCGGGGGCAGTGGCGGCAGTGGCGGTGGCAGCGTGCTGGGCGGGGAGTCTGCCGAGAaggcggcggcggctgcagccGCTGCCTCCCTGTTGGCCAACGGGCACGACCTGGCGGCGGCCATGGCCGTGGACAAAAGCAACCCTACCTCAAAGCACAAAAGTGGTGCTGTGGCCAGCCTGCTGAGCAAGGCAGAGCGGGCCACGGAGCTGGCCGCCGAGGGACAGCTGACACTGCAGCAGTTCGCGCAGTCCACGGAGATGCTCAAGCGCGTGGTGCAGGAGCACCTGCCGCTGATGAGCGAGGCGGGCGCCGGCCTGCCCGACATGGAGGCCGTGGCGGGCGCCGAGGCCCTCAATGGCCAGTCCGACTTCCCCTACCTGGGCGCCTTCCCCATCAACCCAGGCCTCTTCATCATGACCCCGGCGGGCGTGTTCCTGGCCGAGAGCGCGCTGCACATGGCCGGCCTGGCCGAGTACCCCATGCAGGGCGAGCTGGCCTCGGCCATCAGCTCGGGCAAGAAGAAGCGGAAACGCTGCGGCATGTGTGCGCCCTGCCGGCGGCGCATCAACTGCGAGCAGTGCAGCAGTTGTAGGAACCGAAAGACTGGCCATCAGATTTGCAAATTCAGAAAATGTGAGGAACTCAAAAAGAAGCCTTCCGCTGCTCTGGAG aagGTGATGCTTCCGACGGGAGCCGCCTTCCGGTGGTTTCAGTGA
- the CXXC5 gene encoding CXXC-type zinc finger protein 5 isoform X2: MSSLGSGPQDTGGSSSSSSNANGSSGSGPKAGVADKGAAVAAAATPASVADDAPPPERRNKSGIISEPLNKSLRRSRPLSHYSSFGGSGGSGGGSVLGGESAEKAAAAAAAASLLANGHDLAAAMAVDKSNPTSKHKSGAVASLLSKAERATELAAEGQLTLQQFAQSTEMLKRVVQEHLPLMSEAGAGLPDMEAVAGAEALNGQSDFPYLGAFPINPGLFIMTPAGVFLAESALHMAGLAEYPMQGELASAISSGKKKRKRCGMCAPCRRRINCEQCSSCRNRKTGHQICKFRKCEELKKKPSAALEVMLPTGAAFRWFQ, translated from the exons ATGTCGAGCCTCGGCAGTGGCCCCCAGGACACCGGCGGCagtagcagtagcagcagcaacgCCAACGGCAGCAGTGGCAGCGGCCCGAAGGCGGGCGTGGCAGACAAGGgtgcggcggtggcggcggccgCCACCCCGGCCTCGGTGGCAGATGATGCGCCACCCCCCGAGCGTCGGAACAAGAGCGGCATCATCAGCGAACCCCTCAACAAGAGCCTGCGCCGCTCCCGCCCTCTCTCCCACTACTCTTCCTTCGGGGGCAGTGGCGGCAGTGGCGGTGGCAGCGTGCTGGGCGGGGAGTCTGCCGAGAaggcggcggcggctgcagccGCTGCCTCCCTGTTGGCCAACGGGCACGACCTGGCGGCGGCCATGGCCGTGGACAAAAGCAACCCTACCTCAAAGCACAAAAGTGGTGCTGTGGCCAGCCTGCTGAGCAAGGCAGAGCGGGCCACGGAGCTGGCCGCCGAGGGACAGCTGACACTGCAGCAGTTCGCGCAGTCCACGGAGATGCTCAAGCGCGTGGTGCAGGAGCACCTGCCGCTGATGAGCGAGGCGGGCGCCGGCCTGCCCGACATGGAGGCCGTGGCGGGCGCCGAGGCCCTCAATGGCCAGTCCGACTTCCCCTACCTGGGCGCCTTCCCCATCAACCCAGGCCTCTTCATCATGACCCCGGCGGGCGTGTTCCTGGCCGAGAGCGCGCTGCACATGGCCGGCCTGGCCGAGTACCCCATGCAGGGCGAGCTGGCCTCGGCCATCAGCTCGGGCAAGAAGAAGCGGAAACGCTGCGGCATGTGTGCGCCCTGCCGGCGGCGCATCAACTGCGAGCAGTGCAGCAGTTGTAGGAACCGAAAGACTGGCCATCAGATTTGCAAATTCAGAAAATGTGAGGAACTCAAAAAGAAGCCTTCCGCTGCTCTGGAG GTGATGCTTCCGACGGGAGCCGCCTTCCGGTGGTTTCAGTGA